The Fusarium falciforme chromosome 7, complete sequence genome window below encodes:
- a CDS encoding FAD-binding PCMH-type domain-containing protein, with the protein MAQIQDFQGMQYSRDGPSSEKLDYGYFNQQYASSPYQQERDLNPAMVIQPKGDQDVIGAVNWARQNKVAIANIQIDLSNTYKDMKVLNPKVPVAEDRALVFVGVSNQLKDFNAYLRHNGLFVPHGQCAYVCVGGHGQTGGYGQLGRSFGLFGDHIRTIRMVCHDGVIREITKDSDAELFHAILGGSPGNFGIITHYIVEVFQGKSYMGTVAGPNGIKGPHGMKALYLYNPDVLKKLLTEVAKMGDDAKFPQGFDLCVSVLSTDFPVTVLFPSLKDASLWEKIQNKIKQALADDVLDLLNGAFPAIIVVYAQWCPVSKTDKYDKSVDAWFQKFRDLKDSFKLHTLRIEESEADEDMSKMTGRWIFPKQREFDLPYVKRTYATNSRTLEKDGWVDSVVRRLDLIYNPRQKLGHNKGEDEYEVYTHCKLSVQIQCFGGDNSRFCTDRNNGTSYSWRDSSVVQTLDCFHDPGDKYKQYALNWQKENDAIMVGRSSPFSKQGKRVLWGSYGDWDLGKPEIWKCYYEDEPKYQRLGKARGKADPNGTFTANPFAVKAINGA; encoded by the exons ATGGCTCAAATTCAGGATTTTCAGGGGATGCAATATTCCCGCGATGGCCCCTCATCCGAAAAGCTTGACTATGGCTACTTCAACCAGCAGTATGCCTCCTCACCCTACCAACAGGAACGCGACCTGAACCCTGCCATGGTCATTCAGCCAAAGGGAGACCAAGATGTCATCGGGGCTGTCAACTGGGCCAGGCAGAACAAGGTTGCCATCGCT AACATTCAGATCGACCTCTCCAACACGTACAAGGACATGAAGGTCCTCAACCCCAAGGTCCCTGTTGCCGAGGACAGGGCGCTCGTCTTTGTTGGTGTCAGCAATCAGCTCAAGGACTTCAACGCCTATCTCAGACATAATGGGCTCTTTGTTCCACACGGACAGTGCGCTTATGTCTGTGTGGGTGGCCATGGACAAACAGGTGGCTATGGCCAGCTTGGCCGCAGCTTCGGCCTGTTTGGTGATCATATCAGGACCATTCGCATGGTTTGCCACGACGGTGTCATTCGAGAGATCACCAAGGACAGCGATGCTGAGCTCTTCCACGCCATTCTTGGCGGCAGTCCCGGCAActttggcatcatcaccCACTACATCGTCGAGGTGTTCCAGGGCAAGAGTTACATGGGGACTGTTGCTGGCCCCAACGGAATCAAGGGTCCTCATGGGATGAAGGCCCTCTATCTCTACAACCCCGACgtcctcaagaagcttctCACTGAGGTGGCAAAGATGGGGGATGACGCCAAGTTTCCGCAAGGTTTTGACCTCTGTGTGAGTGTTCTCAGTACCGACTTTCCCGTCACAGTTCTGTTCCCATCTTTGAAGGATGCCAGCCTGTGGGAGAAGATCCagaacaagatcaagcaaGCCCTTGCCGACGATGTCCTGGACCTCCTTAACGGAGCTTTCCCAGCTATCATTGTTGTCTACGCTCAGTGGTGCCCTGTCAGCAAGACCGACAAGTACGATAAGAGTGTTGATGCTTGGTTCCAAAAGTTCCGAGACCTCAAAGATTCCTTCAAGTTGCACACTCTGCGGATTGAGGAGTCGGAAGCCGACGAGGACATGTCCAAGATGACCGGGCGATGGATCTTCCCCAAGCAGCGGGAGTTTGACCTTCCTTACGTCAAGCGCACATACGCCACTAACTCGAGAACTCTTGAGAAGGATGGCTGGGTCGATTCTGTAGTTAGGCGTCTCGACTTGATCTACAACCCACGCCAGAAGCTCGGCCACAACAAGGGTGAGGATGAGTATGAAGTCTACACCCATTGCAAGCTCTCAGTTCAGATCCAGTGCTTTGGAGGTGACAACTCGCGTTTTTGTACCGACAGGAACAACGGAACCTCTTACAGCTGGAGAGACTCCAGTGTTGTCCAGACACTCGACTGCTTCCACGATCCTGGCGACAAGTACAAGCAGTACGCTCTCAACTGGCAGAAGGAGAACGACGCCATCATGGTTGGCCGTTCTAGTCCGTTCAGCAAGCAGGGCAAGCGTGTGCTCTGGGGGTCTTATGGAGACTGGGATCTTGGAAAGCCCGAGATTTGGAAGTGTTACTATGAGGATGAGCCAAAGTATCAGAGGTTGGGCAAGGCTAGGGGCAAGGCTGATCCCAACGGCACCTTTACTGCGAACCCGTTCGCTGTCAAGGCTATAAATGGGGCCTAG